In Hymenobacter gelipurpurascens, one DNA window encodes the following:
- a CDS encoding dienelactone hydrolase family protein, with product MKKIWTLFAALLSTATMASAQSAMSCCTKPATATETFAMLASNEDFSGGHDAPLPYTYAGEGETIEFKTTDGQTSKAFEIKSNIRSDKYLFVIHEWWGLNDYIKKEAAQYAKDLPGVNIIALDLYDGQVATDPDQAGKLMQGVKTDRAQAIIKGALLYAGPKAQIASVGWCFGGGWSLQTALLAGPKAVGCVMYYGMPEKDVAKLKTLNTDVLGIFASQDKWINPEVVAQFQKDMAAAKKKVTIKSYDADHAFANPSNPKYSKAYAADAHTAAVAYLKKNFKLKG from the coding sequence ATGAAAAAAATCTGGACCCTTTTTGCGGCGCTACTGAGCACCGCTACTATGGCTTCGGCGCAAAGCGCCATGAGCTGCTGCACCAAGCCTGCAACGGCCACTGAGACCTTTGCCATGCTGGCTTCTAACGAGGATTTCTCGGGTGGTCACGATGCACCTCTACCGTATACTTATGCCGGTGAGGGCGAAACCATTGAGTTCAAGACCACCGATGGCCAGACCAGCAAGGCCTTCGAAATCAAGAGCAACATCCGCTCCGATAAGTACCTGTTTGTGATTCACGAGTGGTGGGGCCTCAACGACTATATCAAGAAAGAAGCCGCCCAGTACGCCAAAGACCTGCCCGGCGTCAACATCATTGCCCTCGACCTCTACGATGGCCAGGTAGCCACCGACCCCGACCAAGCCGGCAAGCTCATGCAGGGCGTAAAAACCGACCGTGCTCAGGCCATCATCAAAGGGGCCCTGCTGTATGCTGGCCCCAAAGCCCAGATTGCCAGCGTAGGCTGGTGCTTTGGCGGCGGCTGGAGTCTGCAAACCGCGCTGCTGGCTGGCCCAAAGGCCGTTGGTTGCGTGATGTACTATGGCATGCCCGAGAAAGATGTAGCCAAGCTCAAAACCCTGAATACGGACGTGCTGGGCATCTTCGCCAGCCAGGATAAGTGGATCAACCCTGAGGTGGTTGCGCAGTTCCAGAAGGACATGGCCGCCGCCAAGAAGAAGGTGACCATCAAGAGCTACGATGCCGACCACGCCTTCGCTAACCCTTCTAACCCCAAATACAGCAAAGCCTACGCTGCCGATGCACACACCGCCGCCGTGGCTTATTTGAAGAAGAACTTCAAGCTGAAAGGATAA
- the trpC gene encoding indole-3-glycerol phosphate synthase TrpC, with protein sequence MHTPTILDKIIAHKRQEVAARRDLVPAKKLEQSIYMDSQPLSLRRYLLREDLSGIIAEFKRKSPSKGFINPHAPVERTTLGYMQAGASALSVLTDTEFFGGKNDDLTTARRYNFCPILRKDFTVDEYQILEAKSIGADAILLIAAVLTGEEVLRLGRFAKSLGLEVLLEIHNAEELDKTLHPDAVTLVGVNNRNLHDFSVSLDTSGELAQRIPDEFVKVTESGLQTAADIEALRAVGYRGFLMGETFMRHSRPEKACAALVQQLRATEAITLL encoded by the coding sequence ATGCATACGCCCACCATTCTCGATAAAATCATTGCCCACAAGCGCCAGGAAGTAGCTGCCCGCCGCGACCTGGTGCCCGCGAAAAAGCTGGAGCAAAGCATCTACATGGATTCGCAGCCACTGAGCCTGCGCCGGTATCTGCTGCGCGAAGACCTGAGCGGAATCATTGCCGAGTTCAAGCGGAAGTCGCCGAGCAAAGGCTTTATTAATCCCCATGCTCCGGTTGAGCGCACCACGCTGGGCTACATGCAGGCGGGCGCCTCGGCACTTTCGGTGCTGACGGACACGGAGTTTTTTGGCGGCAAGAACGATGATTTGACCACGGCTCGCCGGTACAATTTCTGCCCCATTCTGCGCAAGGATTTCACCGTAGATGAGTACCAGATTCTGGAAGCCAAAAGCATTGGGGCCGATGCCATCCTGTTGATTGCGGCCGTACTCACGGGTGAGGAAGTGCTCCGGCTGGGTCGTTTTGCCAAAAGCCTGGGATTGGAAGTGCTGCTCGAAATTCATAATGCCGAAGAGCTCGACAAGACGCTGCACCCCGATGCCGTGACGCTGGTGGGCGTGAACAACCGCAACCTCCACGATTTCTCCGTGAGCCTCGATACTTCCGGCGAGCTAGCCCAGCGCATCCCCGACGAGTTTGTGAAAGTGACGGAAAGTGGCCTACAGACCGCCGCCGACATTGAGGCGCTGCGGGCCGTGGGCTACCGGGGCTTCCTGATGGGCGAAACCTTTATGCGCCACAGCCGCCCCGAAAAAGCCTGCGCCGCGCTGGTCCAGCAGTTGCGCGCCACCGAAGCCATTACGTTGTTATAG
- a CDS encoding DoxX family protein: protein MKKLLFFAPALPSRLMEAAWLLFRLHLGLSIAIGAGWSKLVNLTTTQELAKLTTQGSALGPPDWFVQQVAQLGFTQPSPYFWAALAAWGEFAGGLLIALGLLTRWSGVQLAIQFLVIAFLWYDAPEPLLGMYYQQLLFWAFVLVAAVGGGRYSLDYALGHSAAVRPLLQRLLPSRRLTAAAAVCLTLVSAIACWGGNLHSNLFIEPGKQFVLGGGQRGAFRVAAHNIGKVPVEFKERPAGGGIFGKATLAPGQKATLKFMAGSTAVLLNPSGQQANLDLTVTGDTNLRMDYESTGKP from the coding sequence ATGAAGAAGCTCCTCTTTTTCGCTCCCGCCTTGCCCTCTCGCCTCATGGAGGCCGCGTGGCTGCTCTTTCGGCTCCATCTAGGGCTCTCTATTGCCATTGGTGCCGGCTGGTCTAAGCTCGTTAACCTGACCACTACGCAGGAACTAGCCAAACTCACGACGCAAGGCAGCGCCCTTGGCCCTCCTGACTGGTTTGTGCAGCAAGTGGCTCAGCTAGGTTTCACGCAGCCTTCGCCGTACTTCTGGGCAGCACTGGCAGCCTGGGGCGAGTTTGCGGGTGGCCTACTGATTGCGCTAGGCTTACTCACACGCTGGAGCGGGGTGCAGCTGGCTATCCAGTTTCTGGTAATTGCCTTCCTGTGGTACGATGCGCCAGAGCCACTCCTAGGTATGTATTACCAACAGCTGCTGTTCTGGGCCTTTGTGCTTGTGGCGGCGGTAGGTGGCGGGCGCTACTCCCTAGATTATGCCCTAGGCCACTCCGCCGCGGTGCGCCCTCTACTCCAGCGCCTGCTACCCAGCCGCCGGCTTACGGCAGCGGCGGCGGTCTGCCTCACACTGGTTTCCGCCATAGCGTGCTGGGGCGGCAATCTGCACTCCAACCTGTTTATTGAGCCCGGCAAGCAGTTTGTGCTGGGCGGTGGCCAGCGCGGAGCGTTCAGGGTGGCGGCTCATAACATTGGTAAAGTGCCGGTTGAATTCAAGGAACGGCCCGCGGGTGGTGGCATCTTTGGTAAGGCAACGTTGGCCCCAGGACAGAAAGCGACGCTCAAATTTATGGCGGGCTCTACGGCAGTGCTGCTGAACCCCTCCGGCCAACAAGCCAACCTCGACCTAACCGTCACGGGAGATACCAACCTCCGGATGGACTATGAGAGCACAGGAAAGCCTTAG
- the aroF gene encoding 3-deoxy-7-phosphoheptulonate synthase, which yields MIIQLEPSISEAAKADILARIQDLKYKATEVKTQRAHYLVAIGKADIDLRAIGQLPGILDIHRVSDDYKLVSRKWRVRPTVLDLGDGVRIGEGNLTLAAGPCSIESEQQMEMMMQHLVDNDVRIMRGGVFKPRSSPYSFRGLGMEGLKMFHQMAQKHGIKIITEVMQVSQVEEMHDYVDVFQVGARNTQNFNLLDALGGVDKPVMIKRGISGTLEELLSSAEYVFSGGNEKLILCERGIRTFETASRNTLDLNAVPILKEKTHLPVIVDPSHGIGIREYVPTMALAGVMAGADGIIYEAHEKPEEAASDGAQTLNFQESERLIRNLRKVYALRQELE from the coding sequence ATGATTATTCAACTCGAACCTTCCATTTCAGAAGCCGCGAAAGCGGATATTCTGGCGCGCATCCAAGACCTGAAGTATAAAGCCACGGAGGTGAAAACCCAGCGGGCGCACTACCTCGTGGCCATCGGCAAAGCCGACATTGACCTGCGCGCCATAGGCCAGTTGCCCGGCATTCTCGACATTCACCGCGTATCCGACGACTACAAGCTAGTGTCACGGAAATGGCGCGTGCGGCCTACCGTGCTGGACCTCGGCGACGGGGTGCGAATAGGGGAGGGCAACCTCACGCTGGCTGCCGGCCCCTGCAGCATCGAGAGCGAGCAGCAGATGGAGATGATGATGCAGCACCTCGTGGACAATGACGTGCGCATCATGCGTGGCGGCGTGTTTAAGCCCCGGTCTTCGCCGTACTCATTCCGTGGCCTGGGCATGGAAGGCCTGAAGATGTTTCATCAGATGGCCCAAAAGCACGGCATCAAAATCATTACGGAAGTGATGCAGGTGTCGCAGGTAGAGGAAATGCACGACTACGTGGACGTGTTTCAGGTAGGTGCCCGCAACACCCAGAATTTTAATCTGCTGGACGCGCTGGGCGGCGTAGATAAGCCCGTGATGATCAAGCGCGGCATTTCCGGTACGCTGGAAGAGCTGCTGTCATCAGCAGAGTACGTGTTTTCGGGGGGCAATGAGAAGCTGATTCTCTGCGAGCGGGGCATCCGGACCTTTGAAACTGCTTCGCGCAATACGCTGGACCTGAACGCGGTGCCCATTCTGAAGGAGAAAACGCACCTGCCCGTCATCGTTGATCCTTCGCACGGCATCGGCATACGGGAATACGTGCCCACCATGGCGCTGGCCGGCGTGATGGCCGGAGCCGACGGCATCATCTACGAGGCCCATGAGAAGCCCGAGGAAGCTGCCTCCGACGGCGCCCAAACCCTGAATTTCCAGGAGTCGGAGCGCCTGATCCGGAACCTGCGCAAGGTGTATGCCCTGCGCCAAGAGCTGGAATAG
- a CDS encoding helix-turn-helix domain-containing protein encodes MFFTFSLYSSLLLPFFVQGMVVSGVLWRRSYREELPADGWLALLLLLFVGRLAQWMLGFGGWYDSHDARTTFMFYWPFENWLAVGPTLYFYFRSLTNQEFRMQRPHWWHFVPALAYLGWRLVVYAYDIGWWHGLQGQPLPAHFGTKGPLAAWAEQQPIKFWVNTIGYLLVLAYTVRTLREYRTYAQYLNDNFSDTDQIRFRWLRNVLIAVGVGTGVTLAFGFINTFVHPLDYYQAWYDYLFTGLLIYYLSIAGLLTGHRLAGLRFQPAPEPLASLPTLSSAEVPGVAPSSAAKQVAYAELLEAEQDETSEEAPPSGLQQEPGNMTPSPVDAAPVVTAEPAEADAELTRWTTRLLRHMETERPYLAPELTLGELASQLRTNTSWLSKVINTGCRQNFNDFINEYRVREAEQCLRNPRFQHYTLLAVALEAGFNSKSTFNRVFKKLRGSTPSEVARRNL; translated from the coding sequence ATGTTCTTCACCTTTAGTCTGTATAGCTCGCTGCTGTTGCCATTCTTCGTGCAGGGAATGGTGGTTAGCGGCGTGTTGTGGCGGCGTAGTTATCGGGAAGAATTGCCTGCTGATGGCTGGCTGGCGCTGCTACTGCTGCTGTTTGTAGGGCGGCTGGCGCAATGGATGCTGGGTTTTGGTGGCTGGTACGATTCGCACGATGCGCGCACCACGTTCATGTTCTACTGGCCCTTTGAGAATTGGCTGGCGGTAGGCCCGACACTGTATTTCTATTTCCGGAGCCTTACCAACCAGGAGTTTCGGATGCAGCGGCCGCACTGGTGGCATTTTGTGCCGGCCTTGGCCTACCTGGGCTGGCGGCTGGTGGTATATGCCTATGATATAGGCTGGTGGCATGGCCTACAGGGGCAGCCGCTGCCAGCGCATTTCGGCACCAAAGGCCCACTGGCTGCGTGGGCTGAGCAGCAGCCCATCAAGTTTTGGGTCAATACAATTGGGTACCTGCTGGTACTGGCCTACACCGTGCGGACCCTGCGCGAGTACCGCACATACGCTCAGTATCTCAACGACAACTTTTCTGATACTGATCAAATCCGGTTTCGGTGGCTGCGTAACGTGCTGATTGCGGTAGGGGTAGGTACCGGGGTTACGTTGGCGTTTGGCTTCATCAACACCTTCGTGCACCCCCTGGATTATTATCAGGCCTGGTACGATTACCTGTTTACGGGCCTTCTGATCTACTACCTGAGCATTGCGGGGTTGCTTACGGGGCACCGCCTGGCGGGCCTGCGCTTTCAACCCGCTCCGGAGCCGCTGGCCTCGTTACCAACCTTATCTTCTGCTGAAGTGCCGGGTGTTGCGCCGAGTAGTGCAGCAAAACAAGTGGCCTATGCTGAACTACTGGAAGCTGAACAAGATGAAACCAGTGAGGAGGCGCCGCCAAGTGGCCTACAACAGGAACCCGGCAATATGACTCCGTCGCCAGTAGATGCAGCGCCGGTTGTAACAGCAGAACCCGCTGAGGCTGATGCGGAACTCACCCGCTGGACAACCCGCTTGCTGCGACACATGGAAACCGAGCGGCCCTACCTAGCGCCCGAGCTTACATTGGGCGAGCTGGCGAGTCAGTTGCGTACCAACACCTCGTGGCTCTCGAAAGTCATCAACACGGGGTGCCGACAAAACTTCAACGACTTTATCAACGAGTACCGAGTACGCGAAGCAGAGCAGTGCCTGCGCAACCCACGCTTTCAGCACTACACCTTGTTGGCCGTGGCGCTGGAGGCCGGCTTCAACTCAAAATCTACCTTCAATAGGGTGTTCAAAAAGCTGCGTGGCAGCACGCCAAGCGAGGTAGCAAGGCGCAACCTATAA
- the trpA gene encoding tryptophan synthase subunit alpha yields MNNRIKDTFDRKQKGLLNIYFTAGYPTLQATVPLIQAISAAGADLIEIGMPFSDPLADGPVIQQSSTVALQNGMNMRVLFTQLKDVRQSVPETPILLMGYLNPVMQFGVENFCREAAAVGVDGIILPDLPLDDYVAEYQEIFKRHNLRPVFLITPQTAPERIRRIDELTDSFLYLVSGPGTTGGQNTQAEGVQDAYFERIEAMDLRNPRLIGFGIGDKASFQNACKHAEGAIIGSALIRALDGAEDAPAAATRFVQSVLA; encoded by the coding sequence ATGAACAACCGAATCAAAGACACCTTTGACCGCAAGCAAAAAGGTCTGCTCAATATCTACTTCACCGCCGGCTACCCTACGCTCCAGGCCACAGTGCCGCTTATTCAGGCCATTTCGGCTGCTGGCGCCGACCTGATCGAAATCGGGATGCCGTTCTCTGACCCCCTGGCCGATGGTCCCGTGATTCAGCAGAGCAGCACCGTGGCCTTGCAGAATGGCATGAACATGCGTGTGCTGTTCACTCAGCTCAAAGATGTGCGGCAGTCGGTACCCGAAACGCCGATTCTGCTGATGGGCTACCTGAACCCGGTAATGCAGTTCGGGGTGGAGAATTTCTGCCGCGAAGCTGCTGCCGTAGGGGTAGATGGCATCATTCTGCCCGACTTGCCTCTCGACGACTACGTAGCGGAATACCAGGAGATTTTCAAGCGCCATAACCTGCGCCCCGTGTTCCTTATCACGCCCCAGACGGCGCCGGAGCGCATCCGCCGCATTGATGAGCTGACGGATTCCTTCCTGTATCTGGTATCGGGCCCGGGCACTACGGGTGGACAGAACACGCAGGCCGAAGGTGTGCAGGACGCTTATTTCGAGCGGATTGAGGCCATGGACCTGCGCAATCCGCGCCTCATCGGGTTCGGTATTGGTGATAAAGCATCCTTCCAGAATGCCTGCAAGCATGCCGAAGGCGCCATCATCGGCTCGGCCCTGATTCGGGCCCTGGACGGTGCCGAAGATGCTCCGGCCGCCGCCACTCGGTTTGTTCAGTCAGTACTGGCCTAG
- a CDS encoding phenylalanine 4-monooxygenase has protein sequence MLQQHYDRYMAQDQLVWKVLFDRQTALLHKRACSAFAQGLAAVGFHRNAIPNFAEVSQRLYKATGWQLEPVEGMLNDADFFGLLAQRKFPATVWIRSMAQFDFIEEPDLFHGVFGHVPLLMDKAFADFLHFLGYVAAQHLDDDVALTRLERLYGFTVQFGLVQERGETRMYGAGLLSSSGEIHHCIGDVTRRFPFDLATVLQTPYSEAHLQDQYFLLNSWDQLTESVAELAALLASNWQLKPVE, from the coding sequence ATGCTTCAGCAACACTACGACCGATACATGGCGCAGGACCAGTTGGTTTGGAAAGTATTGTTCGACCGCCAGACCGCCCTTCTACATAAGCGGGCCTGCTCGGCTTTTGCCCAAGGTCTGGCCGCGGTGGGCTTCCACCGCAATGCTATTCCGAACTTTGCAGAGGTAAGCCAGCGCCTGTATAAAGCCACTGGCTGGCAGCTGGAGCCCGTAGAAGGCATGCTCAATGATGCCGATTTCTTTGGGTTGCTGGCCCAGCGCAAGTTTCCGGCTACTGTCTGGATCCGATCCATGGCCCAGTTCGACTTCATCGAGGAGCCCGACCTGTTTCACGGCGTATTTGGGCACGTGCCCTTGCTGATGGACAAGGCCTTTGCTGATTTCCTGCATTTCCTAGGCTACGTAGCCGCTCAGCACTTGGACGATGACGTGGCCCTTACGCGTCTGGAGCGGCTATATGGCTTCACGGTGCAGTTTGGCTTGGTGCAGGAGCGCGGCGAAACCCGCATGTACGGCGCTGGTCTGCTGTCCTCTTCCGGCGAAATTCACCATTGCATCGGCGACGTAACCCGCCGCTTCCCCTTCGATCTGGCCACCGTGCTCCAGACGCCTTACAGCGAAGCGCACCTGCAGGACCAATACTTCCTGCTCAACAGCTGGGACCAGCTCACAGAAAGCGTGGCCGAACTAGCCGCCTTGCTGGCCTCCAACTGGCAGCTGAAGCCTGTAGAATAA
- a CDS encoding phosphoribosylanthranilate isomerase → MREPTSLAAVAALQPDFLGFIFYPKSSRYVGQGLSGSMLAALPVGIQKVGVFVDEATEVIRARVREFGLDLVQLHGHETPAQCQQLREGGLEVVKAFSVGADFDFNQLTPYLGHVDYFLFDTKGAQPGGNGTTFDWRLLERYPFQVPYFLAGGLELAHAETLRNLRLPGLFALDLNSKFETAPGAKDAALLQQMFTELRLTHQAS, encoded by the coding sequence ATGCGCGAGCCCACGAGCCTGGCGGCCGTGGCAGCGCTACAGCCTGATTTCCTGGGGTTCATCTTTTACCCAAAATCCAGCCGCTACGTAGGTCAGGGGCTAAGCGGCAGCATGCTGGCCGCGTTGCCCGTCGGTATTCAGAAAGTAGGGGTGTTTGTAGATGAAGCCACCGAGGTCATCCGGGCGCGGGTGCGGGAGTTTGGGCTGGATCTGGTGCAGCTGCACGGCCACGAAACGCCCGCCCAATGCCAACAGCTACGCGAAGGTGGCCTGGAGGTGGTAAAAGCCTTCTCGGTAGGGGCCGACTTTGACTTCAACCAGCTCACGCCTTACCTAGGCCACGTCGACTACTTCCTGTTCGACACCAAAGGAGCGCAGCCGGGCGGCAACGGCACCACTTTCGATTGGCGCTTGTTGGAGCGCTACCCGTTTCAGGTGCCGTATTTTCTGGCGGGTGGCCTGGAACTGGCTCACGCCGAAACGTTGCGAAACCTACGTTTACCCGGCCTGTTTGCACTGGACCTGAACAGTAAGTTTGAAACGGCCCCCGGCGCGAAGGATGCCGCGCTGCTCCAGCAGATGTTCACTGAACTCCGACTCACCCACCAAGCTTCCTAG
- the trpB gene encoding tryptophan synthase subunit beta, which yields MNTTYQKPTERGYYGQFGGAFIPEMLYPNVEELRQNYLDIMAEPAFQEEYQMLLRDYVGRPTPLFEAKRLSEKYNTRIFLKREDLCHTGAHKINNTVGQILLAKRLGKTRIIAETGAGQHGVATATVCALMGMECIVYMGEIDMERQKPNVYRMRLLGAEVRAAMSGSRTLKDATNEAIRDWISNPVDTHYIIGSVVGPHPYPDLVARLQAIISEEMRKQLLEKTGSELPNYVVACVGGGSNAAGAFYHFLEEPSVQLVAVEAAGHGVHSGHSAATSVLGKPGIIHGSRTLLMQDEDGQITEPYSLSAGLDYPGIGPLHAFLADSGRARFISIEDEPALKAVAECSRLEGIIPALETAHALAALGQLGAGPDDVVVINLSGRGDKDLETYIKYADEIM from the coding sequence ATGAACACTACCTATCAAAAACCCACGGAGCGCGGCTATTACGGCCAGTTTGGCGGTGCCTTTATTCCCGAAATGCTCTACCCAAACGTAGAGGAGCTGCGCCAGAACTACCTGGACATTATGGCCGAGCCGGCTTTTCAGGAGGAGTACCAGATGCTGCTGCGCGACTACGTGGGGCGCCCTACGCCGCTATTTGAAGCTAAACGGCTGTCGGAGAAATACAACACGCGCATCTTCCTGAAGCGCGAAGACCTCTGTCACACTGGCGCCCACAAAATCAATAACACCGTAGGCCAGATTCTGCTGGCCAAGCGCCTGGGCAAAACCCGCATCATTGCCGAAACCGGCGCGGGCCAGCACGGAGTAGCTACGGCCACGGTCTGCGCCCTCATGGGCATGGAGTGCATCGTGTACATGGGCGAAATTGACATGGAGCGCCAGAAGCCGAACGTGTACCGCATGCGCCTGCTGGGAGCCGAAGTACGCGCCGCCATGAGTGGCAGCCGCACCCTCAAGGATGCCACCAACGAGGCCATCCGCGACTGGATCAGCAACCCCGTAGATACACACTACATCATTGGCTCAGTAGTAGGCCCGCATCCGTACCCCGATTTGGTAGCGCGTCTGCAGGCCATTATCAGCGAGGAAATGCGCAAGCAGCTGCTGGAGAAAACTGGTTCTGAGTTGCCCAACTATGTGGTGGCCTGCGTGGGTGGCGGCTCCAACGCAGCCGGGGCGTTCTACCACTTCCTCGAAGAGCCTTCGGTGCAACTGGTGGCCGTAGAGGCGGCCGGGCACGGTGTGCATTCGGGACACTCGGCGGCAACGTCGGTGTTGGGCAAGCCGGGCATCATTCACGGCTCGCGCACCCTGCTGATGCAGGATGAGGACGGCCAGATTACGGAGCCCTACTCACTGTCGGCTGGCCTCGATTATCCGGGTATTGGGCCGTTACACGCCTTCCTGGCCGATTCAGGGCGGGCGCGGTTTATCAGCATCGAAGACGAGCCTGCGCTGAAAGCGGTGGCCGAGTGCAGCCGCTTGGAAGGCATCATTCCGGCGCTTGAAACGGCGCACGCGCTGGCGGCCCTAGGCCAGTTGGGCGCCGGCCCCGATGATGTGGTCGTGATAAATCTCTCCGGCCGCGGCGACAAAGACCTGGAAACCTATATCAAATACGCCGACGAGATAATGTAA
- a CDS encoding ABC1 kinase family protein produces MEEPQKSLSSLPTTKVARAARFAKTGLNVGANYVKHYAKRAVGAESTSEDLHVANAAELYGALSEMKGSVLKVAQMLAMEKNILPTAYADQFAQAQYQTPPLSGPLVVKAFRDAFGKSPFEVFEEFDIQARQAASIGQVHFARKGGLELAVKVQYPGVADSIRSDIRLVKPIALRVLGLSEETVRPYMQEVEARLIEETDYALELRRGQEIAAACAGLGHLQFPNYYPELSSVRILTMDWLPGQHLKEFLLTEPSQAVRNQLGQALWDFYMFQLNTLRTVHADPHPGNFLLRSDEGGTLGVLDFGCVKEIPADVHRLFTSLLLPETLADTARLTALLEEAGVVRPEDAPAKRTFYVSTMQASLELVGRPFRQTSFDFGDPAYMQSLYALGDDLMQQPELRQQREPRGSEHFIYLNRTYVGLYALLTELRASIRTAEVA; encoded by the coding sequence ATGGAAGAACCCCAAAAGTCGCTTTCCTCCCTGCCCACCACCAAAGTGGCGCGGGCGGCGCGTTTTGCCAAAACCGGCCTTAATGTGGGCGCCAACTACGTGAAGCATTACGCCAAGCGGGCTGTAGGTGCCGAATCAACTTCGGAAGACTTGCATGTGGCCAACGCCGCCGAGCTGTACGGCGCGCTTAGCGAGATGAAAGGCTCGGTGCTGAAAGTGGCCCAGATGCTGGCCATGGAGAAGAACATTCTGCCCACTGCTTACGCCGACCAGTTTGCCCAGGCGCAGTACCAGACTCCTCCCCTCTCGGGGCCGCTGGTGGTAAAGGCGTTTCGGGATGCGTTTGGCAAGTCGCCGTTTGAGGTCTTCGAGGAGTTTGATATTCAGGCCCGGCAGGCGGCCAGCATCGGGCAGGTACATTTTGCCCGTAAAGGTGGCCTAGAGCTAGCCGTGAAAGTGCAGTACCCCGGCGTGGCCGACAGTATCCGCTCCGATATCCGGCTGGTAAAACCCATTGCGTTGCGCGTCCTAGGCCTCTCCGAGGAAACTGTGCGGCCCTACATGCAGGAAGTGGAGGCTCGCCTGATTGAGGAAACCGACTACGCCCTGGAGCTGCGCCGCGGCCAGGAAATTGCGGCTGCCTGCGCTGGCCTAGGCCACCTGCAGTTCCCAAACTACTACCCCGAGCTGTCCTCGGTCCGCATCCTGACGATGGACTGGCTGCCCGGTCAGCACCTCAAGGAGTTCCTGCTGACGGAGCCTTCCCAAGCCGTTCGGAACCAGCTAGGCCAGGCGCTCTGGGACTTCTACATGTTCCAGCTTAACACGCTGCGCACCGTGCACGCCGACCCGCACCCCGGCAACTTCCTGCTTCGCTCCGATGAGGGCGGGACGCTGGGGGTACTGGATTTTGGCTGCGTAAAGGAAATTCCGGCCGATGTGCATCGACTCTTCACCTCCCTGCTCCTCCCCGAAACGCTGGCTGATACGGCCCGGCTTACTGCCCTGCTGGAAGAAGCCGGCGTGGTGCGCCCCGAGGATGCCCCTGCCAAGCGCACGTTCTACGTGAGTACCATGCAGGCCTCCCTGGAGCTCGTCGGCCGGCCGTTTCGCCAGACCTCGTTCGACTTCGGCGACCCTGCTTACATGCAAAGCCTCTACGCCCTCGGCGACGACCTGATGCAGCAGCCAGAGTTGCGCCAGCAGCGCGAGCCGCGCGGCTCCGAGCACTTCATTTACCTCAACCGAACCTACGTAGGCCTGTATGCCTTGCTAACGGAACTGCGCGCTTCTATCCGGACCGCAGAGGTGGCCTAG
- a CDS encoding Mpo1 family 2-hydroxy fatty acid dioxygenase, with the protein MSALPSLLSEYGESHQNPTNKLVHWVCVPLIMFSILGLLWSIPVPDALRQISPWLNWGTLVMALALAYYLRLSVRLAIGMLLVWVAMAGGLRLVDAGATLPLWAICLIVFVLAWVGQFWGHKVEGKKPSFLKDLQFLLIGPLWLLHFVYRRLGWQY; encoded by the coding sequence ATGTCTGCTCTCCCCTCCTTGCTTTCTGAGTATGGCGAAAGTCACCAGAACCCGACCAATAAGCTGGTTCACTGGGTATGTGTGCCGCTGATTATGTTCTCGATTCTGGGCCTGCTCTGGTCGATTCCGGTGCCAGATGCATTGCGACAGATCAGCCCGTGGCTGAACTGGGGCACCTTGGTAATGGCACTGGCGCTGGCGTACTACCTACGGCTTTCAGTGCGGCTGGCCATCGGGATGTTGCTCGTCTGGGTGGCTATGGCGGGTGGCCTACGGCTCGTAGATGCGGGGGCGACGCTACCGCTGTGGGCAATTTGCCTGATTGTGTTTGTGTTGGCCTGGGTTGGGCAGTTTTGGGGGCATAAGGTAGAAGGCAAAAAGCCCTCATTCCTCAAAGACCTGCAGTTTCTGCTCATCGGCCCGCTCTGGCTGCTGCACTTCGTGTATCGCCGTTTGGGCTGGCAGTATTAA